CTTTAACCATATCAGCTATGTTGGATATTTTTTTCTCATGCAGTGCTTCCTGTACTTTTATCAGTTCAGAAACTTGTCTTTTTACTATTTTTTCATTTAAATCCCCCGCGTATCTTATTCCGAGAGTTTCTACCCACTTTTTAGATTCCTGAAAAGTTTCAAATATTTTTTTGCTTTCGTTTACATGGCATATTTTTTTGCTATTTTTTCTATCCGGGAGCAAAAGGAGGAATCCCGGTGAATATGGGACAATATCAAATATTTTTATCATACCTGTTCTTGGAAGCAATGGTCCTGCAAAATATACAGAGTGTCCGTCAATAGAGTATATAGGAATTGTATCTTTCGCAACATATTTAAGCAATCTAAGGTCATCTGTTCTTTTATCTATATCTAACCTTCTCATTGCTTCTTCTTTGGTTAGTTCGTATTTGACAATTTTTTCGTTTTTTTTGATGAGCTTTTTGAGTTCTTCTTTTATTCTGAGAACAATATCTCCATTATGATTTCCTTCTACCTCTCCATAAAGTGCATCTCCATATGAGTGTTTTATTGATACGTTTAATGATGGATCTATTTTTTTTGCACAATACGAAATTAAAAATGCTAATGTTCTTTCATATGTTCTTCTTCCTTCTCCCTTCTCAACTGAAAGAAACTCTGTTATACAAGATGGAGTTTCTATTTCATCAAGGAAACCCATCCTCTGGTTATTCACAATCGCACAGGTATATGGATAATCAACCTTTCCTACAATATCTAATATTTTTTTTCTCATATTCTTCCTTTTTTACACTTTACTTGCGCACATATTATAATCTATCGTGGCAAAATTCAAAATGATATACCATAATATTTAATTGCTATTTCGGGCGTGCTATTACAAGCTGTACTAACGAGGATGTTTCAAATGGTGTTTCATCATAAGTGCCAAATTTAGATTCAATCTCAAATCCGTTGTAATGCAAAAGCGCATCAAGCTCTTGTGGGAAGAAAATCCTCATATTAAGCTCTTCTACCCACTCCTCTTTTTCAGTATGAAAATACCACTTAATTCTGTTTACCTGGGTGGCACTGTCATAAATATTGTTTTCTGTTACGGTAACGATGCCTCTGCTATCAGGGTCAGGATATTCGGTGACAGGATAACGCTTTGAAGGGTCTCTCAACAGGATATCAAGG
The genomic region above belongs to Caldisericota bacterium and contains:
- a CDS encoding nucleoside kinase — its product is MRKKILDIVGKVDYPYTCAIVNNQRMGFLDEIETPSCITEFLSVEKGEGRRTYERTLAFLISYCAKKIDPSLNVSIKHSYGDALYGEVEGNHNGDIVLRIKEELKKLIKKNEKIVKYELTKEEAMRRLDIDKRTDDLRLLKYVAKDTIPIYSIDGHSVYFAGPLLPRTGMIKIFDIVPYSPGFLLLLPDRKNSKKICHVNESKKIFETFQESKKWVETLGIRYAGDLNEKIVKRQVSELIKVQEALHEKKISNIADMVKDGKRLILIAGPSSSGKTTFAKRLEIQLKVNGLNPIILSTDNYFIDRDKTPKNEEGELNYDSFDAINHKLLQEQLAALLKGEKVSIPRYNFIKGKSELWRKIKINKTGIIIVE